DNA sequence from the Ruminococcus albus 7 = DSM 20455 genome:
TAACAACTCGAGAGGTAACTTCCTTGCACGTCGTGGTCTGTACTGGGGCCTGAATAACCCTAAGACATATAAGGATTATAAGCCTTTCTACTGTGACTACGATTGCAGCTGGTATGCAGGTTCATCCGGTAACTCCCGTATCTGTATCTACGGCTGGGCACAGAATCCTCTGGTAGAGTACTACATCATCGAGGACTGGAAGAACTGGTCACCTGCACAGGACGGTTCTGCACAGTACAAGGGTCAGACCACTATCGACGGCAGTGTATACAAGGTATATACTACCAGCAGAAATTCTTACACCATTGAAGGCAACAAGAACTTCACACAGTATATAAGCATCCGTCAGAACCTGAGAACCAAGGGTACCATCAGCGTTTCCGAGCACTTCAAGGTTTGGGAGTCCATGGGTATGAAGATGGGCAACCTGTACGAAGTTGCTTTCAACGTTGAAGGCTGGGAGTCCGACGGTCAGGCTGATGTTACTCTGAATATGTATGAGGGCGAAAGTGGCTACCATCCCGATCCCGAGCCGGAGGAGTCGGAGATCGAAGGTACACTGTACTCAGCTACATTCGAGAACGGCACAAATTACTGGAGCGGCAGAGGTTCTGCTAGTGTAGCATCATCTTCTTCCAAGGCTTATGAGGGCAGCAAGTCCCTGTATGTAAGCGGCAGAACTGCTAACTGGAACGGCGGCGAAGTAGAAGTCAATACATCTACTTTCAAGCCCGGCAACTCCTACAGCTTCAGCGCTATGGTAAATCCTGCCGAGAGCACAACTGTTCAGCTTTCCATGCAGTATGATCAGAACGGTACTACAAAGTACACTCAGATTGCTGAGGGTTCCTGCACAGCAGGCAAGTGGACCAAGCTGGAAAACACTAACTTTACAATTCCTTCGGGCGCATCCAATGTAAAGATGTATGTTGAAGCTCCCGACAGCCTGTGCGACATCTATGTTGACAGAGCTATAATCGCAGACAAGGGCTATGTTGCTTCCGGTGATACCCCGGTATACAACAATGCTAATGTTCCTTCCAACGTAAAGATGGAATACAACAGCCAGTACAAGCAGATGAAATTTACTTGGGACGCTGTAAATGGCGCTGACAAGTACGGCATCGCAGTATACCTGGCAGGCAAGTGGAGAGTTCAGGATTCCAACATCTCCGGTACTTCCTACACTACTCCCAAGGGACTGACACCCGGTATGTCTTACAAGGTAGCTATCGCTGCTAGAGTAAACGGCAAGTGGGATACTACAGCTGCTATTGACAACTATGTTGTTGTTACGACCAGATCCTACAACAACATTCAGTATCACACACCTTCTAACACAAACACAAATACAAACACAAATACAAACACAAATACAAACACAAATACAAACACAAATACAAACACAAACACTAACACAAATACAAACACCAATACTAACACAAACACCAACAACGGTTACTATGTTGACCCCAACAAGCCTATGGTAGCTATCTCTTTCGATGACGGTACTGCACAGGGTTACTCCGGTCAGAAAATCATCGACGCTCTCTATAAGAACGGCTTCCGCGCAACATTCTTCTATGTTGGCAACTGGATCGGCAAGCCCGATCAGGTTCGCGATGCTTACAGCAAGGGCATGGAGATCGCAAACCACACCACTTCTCACCCCAATCTGACTGAGATACAGTCTTACCAGATCCGTTCTGAGTATGACAACTGCGCAAGCAAGCTGAAGAGCATCATCGGCGCAGAGCCTTCCAAGCTGATGAGACTGCCTTATCTGGCTTCCAACTGGCAGGTACAGCAGACACTGAACGATGTTCCCCTGATCAGCTGCGCTATCGATACCCAGGACTGGAACGGTGCTTCTGCATACCAGATCGAGAACACTATCAAGAACGCTGCTAACAACGGTTCTCTGAACGGTGCTATCGTTCTTTGCCACGAGACTTATGACAACACTGCAACAGCTATGGAGAACGTTCTTCCCTGGCTGAAGTCTCAGGGTTATCAGGTTGTTACAATCTCTGATATGTTCAAGGCTAAGGGCAAGACCCTGAACGGTGGTCAGGTATACACAAGAGTTTCTTAATTGATACTCAGATATATCTTATATGTTAATATTACGGAGGAGAGCTTGAAGTTCTCCTCCGTTTTATTATAAATGTATTGAGATACAGAAAATTCTTTGATTAACTGTGAATATTGTGAAAAATTAACCGAAATCATTGACTAAGCCGAAAAAATGTGTTATAATGTAAAAAATATAGCAAATAGAAGTATCCTGCTGATGATAAGGCTCTGCAGTGTAAACAGATAGCTGAACAGGAGCCGTGAACATCGACAGAAACAAGGGTAAAATGCACAGGTACTGAAAACGGTATATGTGCAGCGTAACGAAAGTTCACGTAAGGAGGAACATCTAAATGACAGAAAATATTACTTGGAAGAGAGTTACTGCAGGCCTTATGGCACTGGTACTTGCTGCAGGTGCAGTACCTACCGGTCTGGGCGGAGCATTTAAAGACAGGATAGCTGTTGTCGCTTCCGCTGAGGCAGAAACTGATACTGTCAAGGATACTGTAAAAGAAGAGACAAAAGAAGAAACTGAGATATGGAAGGGAAAAGGCAAGGGCACAAAGACTGCACCCTATCTTATATCTTCTGCTGATGAATGGAAACAGCTTGCCGTACTGGTAAACAAGGGCGAAAGTTTCAGCGGTAAGTATTTCAAACTTACAAAGGATATAACAGTTACTGAGATGATAGGCAAGAACGAGCATCCCAACGAGACCGTGAGCCGTCCTTTCTCAGGTATATTTGACGGCAACGGCCGTACTCTTACTGTTAAGATAGATGAATCTGAAAAGGATGATAAGACCCACGGCGCTGCACCTTTCTGCGGTGTCAAGGATGCTGTTATAAAGAACCTTGTTGTAAAGAGCAGCATCTACAGCGGCATACATTCTGCAGGTCTTGTAGGTGTATCACTGGGTACTCTTGAGATAAACAATGTACTGGTAGAAGCTGATATCAGCGGTGACACCCATAACGGCGGACTGGTAGGTCACAGCTTCAATACTGTGATGAAGATAACAAACTGCGGCTTTACCGGAAGAGTGAAGGCATCAGATGTTGCCTGTGCACTTGTTGGCTGGTGCGGTCCCGATGCGAATATAACTGTATCTAACTGCCTGATAAACGGCACTATCGCTGATGCAGGCACTGTAAATAATATTGCTGAAGGTATGGGCGGTGTTGTTACAATAAAGAATGTTTATTCCACACTTGAAGATAAGGGTAATAACTCGATGACTGTAAAGGGCAGTGTTACACCTGTTTCTGAGATAAAAGCACCTGAGGCTGTGGAAGAAGAACTTGTATACGACGGTGAGGAGCATGAGCTGATAACCGAAGGCTCTGTAAAGGGTGCGAAGATGGTCTACTCTCTTACTGTTGACGGAAAGTATACAACTGATATACCAAAGGTTACCAATGCAGGCGAGTACAAGGTATGGTACAAGCTTGAAGGCATGGGCAACTGCACAGCGAAGTTTGTAAAGGTAAATGTTGCTAAGGCAGATATAGAGCCTTCTGTATCCGTTGCAAACTGGGCATACGGCGATGAGGCGAGTGTTCCTGCTGTTGAAGGCAACACCGGCGAAGGCGAAGTTACCTTTGAATACAAGGTGAAGGGTGCTGACGACGAGACCTATACCGATAAAGTTCCGACAGAGGTCGGTGAGTACACTGTAAAGGCTACTGTTGCTGAAACTGAGAACTACAACGGCGATGAAGCTTTTGCTGATTTTGCTGTTGAGATAAAGTATACCAGACACGAGGCAAAGCCTTCATCCTGCAACACTATAGGCAACACCGAGTACTATGAGGGTTCTGACGGAAAATACTATGTGCTTGAAAATACACTTTACGGCGGATACAAGGAGATCGAGAAGGATTCCTGGATAATACCCGCAACACATCATCATTACGAAGGTGCTCCCGAGTGGAAGTGGACTGATGATTACAGCACTGCAACAGCAGAGTTCAACTGCGTTAACGGCGATGCTACCGAGAAGGTAAAGGCTGAGGTAACATCCGATGTCAAGAAGCCTACCTGCACTGAAAAGGGCAAGGCTGTATATACTGCCAAGGTTACATTTGAGGGCGAGGAATATACTGATACCAAGACCGAGGTGCTTGAAGCTACCGGTCATTCCTATGGTGAGCCTGTATGGACATGGGATAAGAACAATGCAAGTGTAAAGATAGTATGCAGCGAGTGCGGCGATGAGCTTTCAGCTGATGCTAAGATAACTGTTAAGGTGATAAATCCGACTTTTGAAGCAGACGGTGAGATAGTATACACTGCTGCTGCAACTATTGACGGCAAGGAATATACCGATAAAAAGGTAGTATACACTTCTAAGCTTTCTTCGGATACTACACTTTCCTACGTTCCCGGAAACGGTTCGGTATCCCTGTCATGGACAGCGGTAGATAATGCTGAGAAGTACGCTGTATGCTCTTTTGTAGGCGGCAAGTGGCGTAAATTTGCTGAGGTAGAGGGTACATCCTACGAGGTCAAGGGTCTTAAGAAGGGTGTAAACTACAAGACCGCAGTACTGGTTTATGCAAACGGCAAATGGAGCAGCGATTTTTCAAATGCTATTGGTGTAACACCAAAGTCTGATTTCCCTGTTGCTGATGTTGAAGTATCCGGCAAGAGATTCAAGCTCAGCTGGTCAACTGTTGAAGGCGCTGACAGATACGGCATAGGCATCTACAAGGATGGCGAATGGGAGCTTCTTGCAAGAGAAGACGGAGATGTTAACAGTGTTATATCACCTGAATTTGAAGACGGTACATACAGGATAGCTGTATTTGCAAGAGTGAACGGCGAATGGGATATGAGAAATATTGATTCAAGAGCATTCGATGTTACTATAGAATAATGATATGATATCTGAGCGGACGGTACTTAAAGACTGCGCTGATATAGAAGTTTTATGCCATAGTATTTCTGATATTCAGTCAGAAGTACTATGGCGTTTCTATTGACAGACATTCAATACTGTGCTATAATTGCTACTAACAAAAATCGGAATTTGTGAGGACGGTTATGAAAGTTTTGTTATGCGAGGATGCAGATTGGCTGCTGTCAGAAGAAGCGTTCTCGATCTATGCTTCCTGTATGTTTCAACCGACATACGAGGACTATAAAGCACAGATGGAAGACTGTTTGACCGATTCATCGGTAAAAGTGTTTGTATGTGAACATCGAGACAAGAAAACAGGAATGATGGTTTTGAAACTGTCAGAAGCTGTTGCGGAGATTGTCGGAATAGCTGTATCTGATAATGCCCGCCGTAAGGGAATTGGAAAACAACTGATCCAACGAGTAATGGAATCGGAGAATATGGAAAGCATCAAAGCTCAAACAGATGATGATTCGATCGGCTTCTACCGAAAATGCGGCTTTTCAGATGAGAGAATCGTCATTGAATACCCCGACGGGTCAGCGGTTCGATATAACTGCGTTCTGCGTTAATAGACAAATTCTGATTTAGCTTAGTAACAATAAGTACTATGCCCCTGAGCACTTTGAAATGCTCAGGGGCATAACTTCTATATGAGTACCCGCCATATGTGCTGTCCGCTTTTTGTGATGCGGAGAAAATAACACTTTTATTTTTCTTTGTCTTTACTTTTGCCGAGATATGTGCTATAATATATAAGTATAATTATTTTTATTTGAAAGAGGTTTTTTATAATGGATTACAGATTCTCTGAAAAAGTTTCACACATCAAGGCTTCAGCTATCAGGGAGATACTGAAGTTCACATCAGAACCGGGTGTTATCTCTTTTGCTGCCGGAAACCCTGCACCTGAGGCTTTCCCTGTTGACGAGATCACACGCATATCCAAGGAGATATTTGAAGAAGATCCTATACTGGCTCTCCAGTACAGCATATCCGAAGGCTATACACCTCTGCGTGACCTGCTGAAAAAGGAACTGGAGAAAAAGGGTGAGTTCGTTCCCGGCAGAGATGAACTGATAATCGTCAGCGGTGCCCAGCAGGCTAATGCCATGATGGCTAAAGTGCTCTGCGACCCCGGTGATATCCTCTGCTGTGAAGCTCCCAGCTTCATAGGTTCACTGAATGCTTTCAAGTCATAT
Encoded proteins:
- a CDS encoding glycoside hydrolase family 11 protein; translated protein: MKTTVSKRIISALVSGVLMATPIMSAVTASAAKTLTTSPSHTQEVGWYNDYHHEIWQADTPNSSTMTLHDNDGGFSTQWKCGPNNSRGNFLARRGLYWGLNNPKTYKDYKPFYCDYDCSWYAGSSGNSRICIYGWAQNPLVEYYIIEDWKNWSPAQDGSAQYKGQTTIDGSVYKVYTTSRNSYTIEGNKNFTQYISIRQNLRTKGTISVSEHFKVWESMGMKMGNLYEVAFNVEGWESDGQADVTLNMYEGESGYHPDPEPEESEIEGTLYSATFENGTNYWSGRGSASVASSSSKAYEGSKSLYVSGRTANWNGGEVEVNTSTFKPGNSYSFSAMVNPAESTTVQLSMQYDQNGTTKYTQIAEGSCTAGKWTKLENTNFTIPSGASNVKMYVEAPDSLCDIYVDRAIIADKGYVASGDTPVYNNANVPSNVKMEYNSQYKQMKFTWDAVNGADKYGIAVYLAGKWRVQDSNISGTSYTTPKGLTPGMSYKVAIAARVNGKWDTTAAIDNYVVVTTRSYNNIQYHTPSNTNTNTNTNTNTNTNTNTNTNTNTNTNTNTNTNTNTNTNNGYYVDPNKPMVAISFDDGTAQGYSGQKIIDALYKNGFRATFFYVGNWIGKPDQVRDAYSKGMEIANHTTSHPNLTEIQSYQIRSEYDNCASKLKSIIGAEPSKLMRLPYLASNWQVQQTLNDVPLISCAIDTQDWNGASAYQIENTIKNAANNGSLNGAIVLCHETYDNTATAMENVLPWLKSQGYQVVTISDMFKAKGKTLNGGQVYTRVS
- a CDS encoding fibronectin type III domain-containing protein; this translates as MTENITWKRVTAGLMALVLAAGAVPTGLGGAFKDRIAVVASAEAETDTVKDTVKEETKEETEIWKGKGKGTKTAPYLISSADEWKQLAVLVNKGESFSGKYFKLTKDITVTEMIGKNEHPNETVSRPFSGIFDGNGRTLTVKIDESEKDDKTHGAAPFCGVKDAVIKNLVVKSSIYSGIHSAGLVGVSLGTLEINNVLVEADISGDTHNGGLVGHSFNTVMKITNCGFTGRVKASDVACALVGWCGPDANITVSNCLINGTIADAGTVNNIAEGMGGVVTIKNVYSTLEDKGNNSMTVKGSVTPVSEIKAPEAVEEELVYDGEEHELITEGSVKGAKMVYSLTVDGKYTTDIPKVTNAGEYKVWYKLEGMGNCTAKFVKVNVAKADIEPSVSVANWAYGDEASVPAVEGNTGEGEVTFEYKVKGADDETYTDKVPTEVGEYTVKATVAETENYNGDEAFADFAVEIKYTRHEAKPSSCNTIGNTEYYEGSDGKYYVLENTLYGGYKEIEKDSWIIPATHHHYEGAPEWKWTDDYSTATAEFNCVNGDATEKVKAEVTSDVKKPTCTEKGKAVYTAKVTFEGEEYTDTKTEVLEATGHSYGEPVWTWDKNNASVKIVCSECGDELSADAKITVKVINPTFEADGEIVYTAAATIDGKEYTDKKVVYTSKLSSDTTLSYVPGNGSVSLSWTAVDNAEKYAVCSFVGGKWRKFAEVEGTSYEVKGLKKGVNYKTAVLVYANGKWSSDFSNAIGVTPKSDFPVADVEVSGKRFKLSWSTVEGADRYGIGIYKDGEWELLAREDGDVNSVISPEFEDGTYRIAVFARVNGEWDMRNIDSRAFDVTIE
- a CDS encoding GNAT family N-acetyltransferase, with amino-acid sequence MKVLLCEDADWLLSEEAFSIYASCMFQPTYEDYKAQMEDCLTDSSVKVFVCEHRDKKTGMMVLKLSEAVAEIVGIAVSDNARRKGIGKQLIQRVMESENMESIKAQTDDDSIGFYRKCGFSDERIVIEYPDGSAVRYNCVLR